CTATTGGGGCGGGGCTTACCTTGTCCCTGCTCTGTAGACATATATCCAGGAGTACCAATAATAATAGTAGCCCCCGTGTGCCCTGCAATTGTGAGCAGTTGAGTTTGGACTTGTTTAACAGCACCAAAGTCAATCAGCACAAGCTTATCGTCTTGTTGCCGCCTAATTATATTGTCCGGTTTGATATTTATAGTGAGAACTACTCGAAAGTACACGCACTACTTGATAGCGTACCTTGGCTTTCTGTCTAGTTAAGACATATTTCCCTTGCTCAGTCAGGGTATCAAACCACTCAAACCCGTAGAAGCCCATATCTGTTATCAGTAAACCACCCACTGGTAAGCGCATTTGTAGTTCTTGCCACCACTTGGTTTCATTGTGTTTGGCATCGGCATCGAAAAATGCTGCAACTGGGCGATGGCTAAATGCTTCCACTACCATCAACATCTTCCCTCCCAATACTGCACCTGTTTTTTCTTGAAGTTGCCCCAAATGTTTTTTGACTGCTTCTAATGTCGATGCATCTGCAATCCAGACTGCACCGAACGATGATGCCACAGATGCCCACATTGGTGAAATTTCGGTTGGATTTTTCTTGGCTGCTAGACGCTCTACAACTTGTTCAAACAGCTTGATAAACAAGCANGGTAAGCTCTCTAGGCGTTGAGATAACGCTTGCCGACTCACTGACATTGCTTCTGCCCACAATAATCCTTCCACTTCTAGGCAGCGCAGCACATCTGTTAAAGAATGTATTTGTCGGTACACTAAACTCAGTACTATCGCTGCCATCACTGGTAGAGTTAGTATGCGTGAGCGCAAACTACGCTCAAAGTCTTTTACCCCTTTGAGATTGGCAAATGTCCCTGGAGTTAGCAGTTCTACCAACCGTGATTCTATCTCTTGACTTGTTGGGGCTGGGCAAGTTACCTGATGTCGAAAGTCTGGATTTCCTTGTTTTTTCCGTGGCTTACTCATGGCTATTCTCAACACCCTTACGTTGAGTTTAACTACTGAGCTTTACCCACTTGACAAGTTTCTATTTTTCTTAACTTGACACCAATGGCATCTTGCCCGGCCTGATTATGCAACTTGAATGCTGATTAGCTTACTAGTGATACCATTTCTTTGTGAGGCTGCGCCAAATTTTCTTTCTTCTTTGTGTCCAACTCTTACGAGACGCTGCGCGTAGCTTGCNTTCTCCGTAGGAGTATGCGCCCTTTGCGGTTCGTTCCTCATATAGTTTGGCGCATCTTCATACAGAATTGGTATGAGTAATTAGTAATTCATCAAAGCAATGTGAACAACAAGATTCCCGACTTCTTAATTAAAGAAGTCGGGAATCTAAGCTGCACATCTGATTATTTTGCACCTAACTGATATTTTTCCTTTAACAGATGGGTATTATAAGTCTACTCTGCTAATAACATCTTCATAAATTTGTCTTCAAATAAAACACATTTACGCAAATCTACTGTGAGGTAATGCTCTTATTATTTATCAGACTCGAACTAAATAATTCTGAAAAAATCAGTATTTACCGGATAAAATGAACAATTCATAAATGATATAACTTTAATAAATTATCTTTTTTTATAACT
This portion of the Nostoc sp. GT001 genome encodes:
- a CDS encoding transposase: MSKPRKKQGNPDFRHQVTCPAPTSQEIESRLVELLTPGTFANLKGVKDFERSLRSRILTLPVMAAIVLSLVYRQIHSLTDVLRCLEVEGLLWAEAMSVSRQALSQRLESLPCLFIKLFEQVVERLAAKKNPTEISPMWASVASSFGAVWIADASTLEAVKKHLGQLQEKTGAVLGGKMLMVVEAFSHRPVAAFFDADAKHNETKWWQELQMRLPVGGLLITDMGFYGFEWFDTLTEQGKYVLTRQKAKVRYQVVRVLSSSSHYKYQTGQYN